Genomic DNA from Thiosocius teredinicola:
TGTTCGATATCCTCGGCATGCGCCTGACGGCCCTTGGGCCGAGCGGCACGCTTTTTCTTTAGCGAGCTCAATGGGTGTTCCAGCGGTGGTTGGCGGACGGATGACTTGACATGTTATTGGGCCGGTTCGGCTTCGGTGTTGTGATGCGAGCGCGGTGCCGGGTCGGCGAGGGCGATGGCCACCGCATCGGCCAGCGCCTCGGTGGGCATGCCGTAGGGAACGATACGCACCAGTTGCCCTTGCCTATCGACCACGAAGGTGTTGGCATTGTGGTCCAGCGTGTAGCGTTCGGATTCGCCTTTGCCGACGAAGCGGTAGCTGACCTGGTAGCGTTTCGCGACCGCATCCAGCTCGGCGGCGCTGCCTGTAAGGCCGTGGATGCGCTCGTGGAAGAACCCCGTGTATTCGCGCAGCTTTGCCGGCGAGTCACGTTCAGGGTCGAGCGAGACGAAGAAAGCGTCTACCTGCCGGACGCGATCGCCGAGCAGTGTGAGGGCGGCGCTGATGGTCGCCAGCCCGGTCGGGCAGACGTCAGGGCAGAAGGTGTAGCCGAACGACAGGACCACGGCGTGACCGCGCGAGTCGCTCAGGTGATACGCAGCGCCGTCGTCGCGGGTCAGCGTGAAGTCTCCGCCGATTCCCCAGGCGGAGCTGTACACGGTCGCCATCAACACCATAGAAAAAAATCGAAATGGGATGGCCAACGACAACTCCTGAAGTACCTCTGTGGCTGTCGGATGCAGCTTTGGTGCCACCCTTGGCGACGCGCAGTAGCGTAAATCCTGATAGCGACACTGTGACGTGTGCTGAGCAACCCGATTGCGGGCTGTAACCGGGGCGGCACAGTGCCAACTTTTTGCGTGCCCTTATCCGTCCTGTTCCGTTTAGGGAATTTCTCACTTCTAAAGATTGGCACTTTCGTTGCACTCAAATGGCTAGTCTGCGCACAAAAAAATACATGCAGACGCGTTGCCCCATTTGGCGGATCGCACGGCCATGCAGGTCGGGTAACAGCTAGCAACGTTTATCGATTTGGGAGGAACAAAAATGCGTCTCGCATTGAGAGATCTATTGGGCCGCAGCACGCTGGCCCTGGCGATTGCCACATCCGCGGCATTCACATCGTTGGCGCCGCAGGCAGTCGCCGATGAAACCTGCATGTCACCCTACATGGCGAAGATCGTCGGCCAGGAAGACTTCGTCTACGTCTGGACCCTGGGTGTCGACGGCTTGGGCGACGGACAGGACAAACTGGTCACGGTCGACGTCAATCCGAAGTCGCCGAATTATGGAAAGGTCGTTCACACCTTGTCGGTCGGTGGGCGCAACGAGGCTCACCATTCCGGCTTCACCGACGACCGCCGCTATCTATGGGCCGGCGGCCTGGATACCAACAAGATCTTCATCTTCGATGTTCACAGCGATCCGGGCCAACCGAAGCTGCACAAGGTCGTCACCGACTTCGTCTCGGCCAGCGGCGGCGTGGTCGGACCGCATACCACCTACGCCTTGCCCGGCCGGATGATGATCACCGGTCTGTCGAACAACAAAGACCATGGTGGCCGCACGGCATTGGTCGAGTACACCAACGGCGGCGAATTCGTGGCGACCCACTGGATGCCGACCGACGCCAATCTCGGCGGCGCCAGCAAGAGCGGTCAGTTTGCCGACGGCTACGGCTACGACGTGAGGGCACTGCCGCGACGCAACCTGATGGTCACCTCATCGTTCACCGGCTGGTCGAACTACATGATGGACTTCGGCAAGATGTTGCAGGACAAGGAGGCCATGAAACGCTTCGGCAACACCGTGGTTGTCTGGGATCTGCATACGCGTAAGGCGAAAAAGGTACTGGATGTGCCCGGAGCACCGCTCGAGCTACGCTGTGCCTGGGGCGCCAACAACAACTACTGCTTCACGACCACGGCACTGACCTCGAAGATCTGGTTGATCTACGAAGATGACGCCGGTGAGTGGCAGGCCAAGGCCGTGGCCGATATCGGCGATCCATCGAAAGTGCCGCTGCCGGTCGATATCTCGATCAGCTCGGACGACAAACACCTGTGGGTGGATACCTTCATGGACGGCAAGGCGCGCCTGTTCGATATCTCGGACCCGTTCGCGCCGAAGCAGGTCTATGAAAAGGTGATCGGCAAACAGGTCAACATGGCGTCGTCGAGCTGGGATGGCCAGCGCGTGTACTTCACCTCCTCGTTGCTCGCCAACTGGGACAAGAAGGGTGACGACAATGAGCAGTTCTTCAAGGCCTACGAGTGGAACGGCAACGAGCTGGTTGAGAAGTTCAGCGTAGACTTTACCGCTGAGAAACTCGGTCGCGCCCACCAGATGCGTTTCGGCGCGTATTCACTGTATGCCAAGCACAAGGACGACACGCCGTCCGGTCGTGCATTGGCGGCCAAGGAGTAAGGCGTAGGGCCCGGCTGCGCGGCACTGCGGCGCAGCCGGCCCTGTTCGCTGACATTCGATATGCGATCGATATCTTCGACGTGCGCTGTTGCGCTCGCGTGGCTGTTGTTGACGGGCGTGGCACACGCAGCCGGCGAGACCGACGAGCACAAAGACACGCAAAAACAGGTCTTGGCGCCGTTCTATACGAGCTCCCAGTTCGATGCACCACCGGCCGGCAGCTATGCCTTACCGGATCTGGGCCCCGCGGCCGACGGCGAGGTGCTTGACGCACGCGGCCGACCGCAACGCCTGCATGCGCTGTTTGGTGACGACAAAGTCGTGCTGCTCAGCTTCATCTACAGCACCTGCAGCGATATCAACGGCTGCCCGTTGGCAACCGCGGTGCTGTACCGGGTTATTCAGAAGCTCAGGGACGACCCGCAGCTCGGCGAGCGGCTGCGTATCGTCAGCCTGAGCTTCGATCCCACGTACGATACGCCCGACGTGATGGGCCTGTACGGTTCCGGTTTTCAGGCCGAAGGTGATTGGCGTTTTCTGACCACGAAGTCGCAGCAACAACTGCAACCGATACTCGAGCGCTATGGTCAGTCTGTGATCCGTGATATCGACGACAAAGGCGAACCGATGCCGTCTTTTTCGCATATCCTGCGCGTGTTCCTGATCGACCCCGAGAAACGCATCCGCAACATCTACAGCGTATCGTTTCTCAATCCGGACCTGTTGATCAACGACGCCAAGACGGTGCTCAATCTGCCGGACAGCTCCCGTGCCGACGGGCGCATGGCGCACAATTCGGTAGCGACCCTATCCAAACCCGGCGATGACAAGCGTGGCTATGAAACGGCCGATTACGAGACGGCGAGCCACGATCTGGTCCAACGCCGTGGTCAACAGGCCGACCTGTTCGAACTCGCATCCAATCCGCCTCTGGGTCTGCCGGCGGTTCCGCAGCCGGCGGACAACCCGCTGACGCGCGAACGGATCCAACTGGGTCGGCGGCTGTTCTTCGATCGACGGTTGTCGTTGAACGATACGTTTTCGTGCGCCATGTGCCACGTACCCGAACAGGGTTTCACCAGCAACGAACTGGCGACCGCGGTCGGGTTTGAAGGACGTAGC
This window encodes:
- a CDS encoding SCO family protein, producing MAIPFRFFSMVLMATVYSSAWGIGGDFTLTRDDGAAYHLSDSRGHAVVLSFGYTFCPDVCPTGLATISAALTLLGDRVRQVDAFFVSLDPERDSPAKLREYTGFFHERIHGLTGSAAELDAVAKRYQVSYRFVGKGESERYTLDHNANTFVVDRQGQLVRIVPYGMPTEALADAVAIALADPAPRSHHNTEAEPAQ
- a CDS encoding cytochrome c peroxidase, translating into MAHAAGETDEHKDTQKQVLAPFYTSSQFDAPPAGSYALPDLGPAADGEVLDARGRPQRLHALFGDDKVVLLSFIYSTCSDINGCPLATAVLYRVIQKLRDDPQLGERLRIVSLSFDPTYDTPDVMGLYGSGFQAEGDWRFLTTKSQQQLQPILERYGQSVIRDIDDKGEPMPSFSHILRVFLIDPEKRIRNIYSVSFLNPDLLINDAKTVLNLPDSSRADGRMAHNSVATLSKPGDDKRGYETADYETASHDLVQRRGQQADLFELASNPPLGLPAVPQPADNPLTRERIQLGRRLFFDRRLSLNDTFSCAMCHVPEQGFTSNELATAVGFEGRSVRRNTPTLYNSAYLTKLFHDGRETTLEQQVWSPLLAHNEMANPSIGAVIEKIRRTPDYAGLFEAAFDGKGPSMETVGMALAAYERTLVSANSAFDRWHFGGDLGALNPAAKRGFALFTGKAGCASCHSVQSEHALFTDNALHNTGVGYRESMGIRSEKQRVLVAPGVEIEVDRDIIDQVSEPAPADVGLYEVTQNPHDRWKYRTPSLRNVALTAPYMHNGSMSSLREVIAFYNDGGVENELLDPRIRPLGLADEEIDDLLAFLHSLTGDSVDTIVSDAFAAPVGDITKNDPHWAHKKLADD
- the mtoX gene encoding methanethiol oxidase, whose product is MRLALRDLLGRSTLALAIATSAAFTSLAPQAVADETCMSPYMAKIVGQEDFVYVWTLGVDGLGDGQDKLVTVDVNPKSPNYGKVVHTLSVGGRNEAHHSGFTDDRRYLWAGGLDTNKIFIFDVHSDPGQPKLHKVVTDFVSASGGVVGPHTTYALPGRMMITGLSNNKDHGGRTALVEYTNGGEFVATHWMPTDANLGGASKSGQFADGYGYDVRALPRRNLMVTSSFTGWSNYMMDFGKMLQDKEAMKRFGNTVVVWDLHTRKAKKVLDVPGAPLELRCAWGANNNYCFTTTALTSKIWLIYEDDAGEWQAKAVADIGDPSKVPLPVDISISSDDKHLWVDTFMDGKARLFDISDPFAPKQVYEKVIGKQVNMASSSWDGQRVYFTSSLLANWDKKGDDNEQFFKAYEWNGNELVEKFSVDFTAEKLGRAHQMRFGAYSLYAKHKDDTPSGRALAAKE